AGGCGGTTGATTTCCTTGGCCACAAACAAAGCCTCGGAAAAATCGCTGTCCGCTGCCACCAACCGGATTTTGGCGCCGCTTCCTCGGACAGCTTCCAGGGGGGCTGGCTCGCCTGAGATTTTCCGAGAGATGACTCCTTTGGCGGCTGCCAGGACTTCCGGTGTGGAACGGTAATTTTGCGTCAGTCTGACTTGGCGGATGCCGGGAGAGTCTTTGATAAACCTGTCAAAATAGCGGCTGTCTGAGCCACGGAAGCCGTAAATCGACTGGTCCGGGTCGCCGATAATAAAGATGCTTTGGCTGTTTTTGCCCCATTGCTGAATCAAACGGTATTGGACCTCATTGATATCCTGAAACTCATCCACCAGCAGGCAGACGAACGGTTTTTTTTCCTTGCCGCCGGCTAAAACGTCTGCGGTTGGAGCCTCAAACCGCTGCAGAACCTCTAACAGGATGTCGTCATAGTCCATAACGCCGTAATGGGCCAACCGGTCGCGGTATGCCTCATATACCCCGGCGGGAATGTCGGATTCTTTCCGGCTGTTCGCCGCCCCGTTTTTCAGCAGCGACAGTCGGCGCAGAACATCCCGCGGGGACTGTTTTAAAGCCATTCCCTGCAGGACATCCCCCATGATGGCAGAAGCCTGGTCCGGGTCAAGAATGGTGACGCTGTTCTTGCCCCGCCACTCAGACAGCATTTTCAGGCAGATGGCGTGGAAGGTGCCGATGGTCATAGCAGCGGCGGTGCGTTTACTGCCAAAGTGTTTTTCCAGGCGGAGGCGCATCTCCCGGGCGGCCTTGTTGGTAAAGGTAACGGCCGTGATCTGAGAAGGGGAGACGCCGCATTGTTCCACCAGATAGGCGATACGGGACACCAGGGTTTTGGTTTTGCCGGTTCCGGGGCCGGCAATGACCGCCAGAGCGGGTTCAGAGGCGGAAACTGCCATCCACTGCTCCGCGTTCAGCCCATAGGGGGCCGTTGAAAAAGGCCTATCTGCGTCGTTGCTCCTGCGGGTGCGCGCTTCCTCGTCGGGCCTGGCATCTGAACCTTTTTGAACGGGCCCGGATTCCAGACTGGAGATAGGTTTTGCAGTAGCCGGTTCGGTTGTCGAGGCTTGGGGCGCCTCGATAAAGCATAGCTGGCCGGACAGTTGGTCGATTTCACTTTTGTCCAGGATCTTCACTTTGCCGTATTCGCCATCGTAGCCTGATTGAATCTCAACCTGGCCGCAGCGTAAGCGGCGGATGCCCTCGGCGATGCAGGCTCCTGCCGCCCGTTCAATATCCGGCAGGCTTGCTTCCCGCAGGATGAAAAATTCCGGGCCCAAACTGCTGAGCAGATCGCCGTACTTTTTCTGCACTTTTTTGCTGGCTGTGGTAGCGCCGATAGAAGCGGCGATTACCTCAGCCAGAGGAACCAGGCTTTCAAAATGCTTGGCGACCGTTGGCACGAATCCTTCCTCCCGGTCAGCCAGAACTTCCACCCGGTGCAACACCCCTACGGTAATTCTGCCGCCGCATACCGGGCAAATGCCGCCGGCATCCCTGGTTTGGCTGGGCTTCCAGCAGACATGGCAATTTCTGTGACCATCGTAGTGGTATTTGCCCTCATGGGGGAAAAACTCAATGGTGCCATAGAATTCCTGGGTATGGCGGTTTTTTAACGCCTGGAGCATGGCCGGATAGGAAATCTGAGTGTTGAACAGATTGACTTCCCGCCCCAGATTAGCCGGGGAATGGGCGTCAGAATTAGACACCAGCGTAAACCGGTCCAGAGCCGAGAGCCGCCAATTCATCGGCGGATCAGAGGACAGGCCGGTTTCCAAGGCATAGATATGGTCAGTCAGATCCCCAAAACACTCGTAGATGTCGTCGAAACCGGAATAAGCCCCAAACAGGGAAAAATGCGGCGTCCAGATGTGAGCCGGGATAAAAATAGCCTCAGGGCAGCTATCCAGCACGATCTCCAGCAAGTCCCGGCTGTCCAGTCCCAGGATGGGGCGCCCGTCCGAACGAACATTGCCGATAGCCTCCAGGCGGCGGGAGATCACTTCAGCCTGCTCCAGGCCAGGGAGCAGGACTACGTTATGAACCTTTCTCACCCGTCCGTTTTTTTTATAGATGGAACTGATTTCACCGGAGATGATAAACTGCGGCGCAATATCCCCGCCGGCCACCTGCCCCGATTGACGATATTCGTCCTTTAAGGCATACAGGCCCTCGCCAGAGGGAATCAGTTTGTCCTTGAGCTCCTGCCGCCAGGCTGGATGGGTAAAGTCTCCGGTTCCCAGCACTTGAATCCCCTTGCGTCTGGCCCAAAAATCCAGCATTTCCGGCGAGCAGTCCTTGCTGGTAGCCCGGGAGTATTTGGAATGAATGTGTAAATCAGCAATAAACATTATGATACCTCGGCAATAAAAAATTGTAGTCTCTTTGAATTGTATCCTGTCTTTCTACATGTCACATTCTCACAAAACAGCAAAAATCCTGCATTTTGCCAATTCACCATTTTGCCTCTTTCTTCCTGGTTTTACCTAACGTTAATCTAAATTAACATACTTTTAATTTGGCTTTAACCTAACCAACAGGCAAGAGCTACTATAATAAAAGCGGAGACATGCAAAAGAATGACAAGGGAGGAATGGATTTGTTCAGCAACCTCTTACTTTCTCGATTGTGGTCCAAAGTTTTTGCGAAATCTCTGGCAGTTACCCTGATTGTTTCACTCTTAAGCAGCGGCTTGGTTATTGCTGCCCCGTCTGCCAGCCCTATTACTGTACTGCCCATTGACAATGCCAAATTTGCCCTGGGGCAGAAATTTGATTTTTTGATTGAAGTAAAAGGCGCCGCCAGTTCCGCTATGACTGTAACCGTCAATGGACAGGCCGCCGACCAATACTTTGGCAAACCGGCTGTTGCCAAACTGGACGGGACGCTGGGAACCTACCGGGTGAATGACGTAGCTTTCACCAAGGCCGGCAAGATCGAAGTCACGGTGCAAGCCGCCACTCAGGACGGAGCTAAGACCCGAACCGTCCGTTACGACGTAGTTGACACTGCCAAAAAACGCGCTAAAAACGTTATCCTGTTTATAGGAGACGGCATGAGCCTCCAGGCCCGGCAAATGGCCCGGATTCTTTCCCAGGGCCTGACCGAAGGGAAATATAACGGCCTCCTGGAAATGGAAAAAATGTCCAACCTGGCCCTCATCACCACTTCCGGCTATGATTCCCTGGTCACTGATTCGGCCAACGCCGCCTCCGCTTACGCTACCGGGCATAAATCCGTGGTTAATGCTATGGGCGTCTATGCCGACAGCACCAAAGATCCCTTTGACGATCCCAAGGTCGAGAACATCATCGAAATTGTGAAGCGTACCCGCGGCATGGCTACAGGCTTAGTCAGCACCGCTAACATTACTGACGCCACGCCGGCCGCTATGGTGGCTCATACCCGCCGCCGGGCCGAGCAGAACTTTATTGCCGAGAATATGCTGAGCGCGGAGCACCGGCCTGACGTAATCCTGGGCGGCGGTTCCCGCCACTTTCTCCCCAAGTCCGTACCCGGCTCCAAACGCACTGACAACAAGAATCTCATTGAGGAATTCAAAAAGCAGGGATATGTTTTCTCCGGCACCAAATCCGATTTGTTGGATACCCCGTCTAACGCCACCAAACTCCTGGGACTGTATCAGCTGGACAACATGAATGTCTACATTGACCGGGAGATGCTGAAGAACCCCAAGGTCCTGGGCGGCTTCAATGATCAGCCCAACCTGATGCAAATGACCAAAAAAGCCATCGACGTTTTAAGCAAAAACCCTAACGGGTTTTTCCTGATGGTGGAAGGCGCCAGCATTGACAAGCAACTGCATGCGGTTGACTGGCAGAGAGCCACCTATGACACCATCGAAATGGATAAAGCCATTGGCATTGCCAAAGAATTTGCCAAGAAAAATAATGATACCCTGATCATTGTAGTGGCTGACCACGCTCACGGCGCCAGCATCACCGGCACCTATCACGAGCTGGACGGCAAAAGCGGCCGGGAAGCTGTCCGCACCTATGCGGATTCGATCCTGCCCACCTATGAAGACAAAGATCAGGACGGATTCCCCGATGACCCTAACCCCAGCGTAACCTTGGCTGTTCATTTCGCCAACCATCCCGACTACAATGAAAACTATCAGTTTAAGGAAGTGCCCACAGTACCGGCCATCATGGCTAACGGCAAGGCTGTCGCCAATCCACAGGTGAAAGGCGAATTCCGTCCCGGCAACATCCCCGCTTCCGACTCCTCCGAAGTTCATTCGGCAGATGATATACCCTTGACTGCCGATGGTCCCGGCGCCGATCATTTTAACGGCATTATGGACAACACTGAAGTATTCTTCGGCATTGTGAAAGCCCTGGGTATAGACGGCAAGCGCAATCTGAAATAAATAGGGCGGAGGCAGAACCATTATGGGAAATACCATATTGCGGATGATAAGCATTTCGACGCTGAGTTGCGTTATTGCGTCCGCTTCGGCTCTGCCCGCTGAGAGAACGGTTCCTGTACAGGAACCGTCTCTTTTCTCATTGGCGGGCGGCATGAAGCGGGCCGAGGCATCTGATTGGCCCTGGCAGCAGCCGGCCACGCCCCTGGCTTTTGAGGAAATGTACAGCGGTGCTTCCGCCTTAGGACTGCAGCTTTCCGAAAAGCTGCAGTCTCTGGAGGGAAAGAGGGTGGTCATGACCGGTTTCATGGCTCCGCCCCTAAAGCCGACTCTGTCCTTTTTCGTCCTGACACAGGCCCCCATGGCTATTTGCCCCTTTTGCTCCAGTGACGCCGACTGGCCCATGGATATTGTCGTGGTGAAACTGGAGCAGCCTGTGACGGCCCTGCCTTTTGACCGGCCCATCCGCGTGACCGGTCTGCTGGAACTGGGCAACCAAATGGACCCGGAAACAGGCTTTGTCAGTTTGGTGCGGATTAGGGCCGATCATACTGAGAAAGCAGAGTGAAGAGGGGAACGGAGGGTGCAATACTATGCTGGAAATTCACAATGTAACCAAGCAATTTTTCCATCCCAATGGTGAATTGCTGACCGCATCCCGAGTGGAGGAACTGGCCCTGGCGGCGGGCGAACAACTGATTCTTGCCGGTCCCAGCGGCTCCGGCAAAACCACTCTGCTGCACTTGGTCGCCGGGCTGCTGTCACCTACGTCCGGGGAGATTTGCTGGGAGGGGAAAAGGCTCGATACCCTGTCGGAATCCAAGCGGGACCGGTGGCGGGCAGATCATATGGGATATATTTTTCAAAACTTCAACCTGCTTCCCGCCTTGACGGTGGCGGAAAATATCATGGTAGCGGCGGCTTTACGCAGCCGGTCTTTCGGCGGGGAACAGCGGCGGCAGGCCAAAGAGATGCTGGCCCTGGTTGGCCTGGAGGACAAGTCCGACAATAAGCCGGCTCACCTAAGTACCGGTGAGCAGCAGCGAGTGGCT
The DNA window shown above is from Acetonema longum DSM 6540 and carries:
- a CDS encoding UvrD-helicase domain-containing protein; translation: MFIADLHIHSKYSRATSKDCSPEMLDFWARRKGIQVLGTGDFTHPAWRQELKDKLIPSGEGLYALKDEYRQSGQVAGGDIAPQFIISGEISSIYKKNGRVRKVHNVVLLPGLEQAEVISRRLEAIGNVRSDGRPILGLDSRDLLEIVLDSCPEAIFIPAHIWTPHFSLFGAYSGFDDIYECFGDLTDHIYALETGLSSDPPMNWRLSALDRFTLVSNSDAHSPANLGREVNLFNTQISYPAMLQALKNRHTQEFYGTIEFFPHEGKYHYDGHRNCHVCWKPSQTRDAGGICPVCGGRITVGVLHRVEVLADREEGFVPTVAKHFESLVPLAEVIAASIGATTASKKVQKKYGDLLSSLGPEFFILREASLPDIERAAGACIAEGIRRLRCGQVEIQSGYDGEYGKVKILDKSEIDQLSGQLCFIEAPQASTTEPATAKPISSLESGPVQKGSDARPDEEARTRRSNDADRPFSTAPYGLNAEQWMAVSASEPALAVIAGPGTGKTKTLVSRIAYLVEQCGVSPSQITAVTFTNKAAREMRLRLEKHFGSKRTAAAMTIGTFHAICLKMLSEWRGKNSVTILDPDQASAIMGDVLQGMALKQSPRDVLRRLSLLKNGAANSRKESDIPAGVYEAYRDRLAHYGVMDYDDILLEVLQRFEAPTADVLAGGKEKKPFVCLLVDEFQDINEVQYRLIQQWGKNSQSIFIIGDPDQSIYGFRGSDSRYFDRFIKDSPGIRQVRLTQNYRSTPEVLAAAKGVISRKISGEPAPLEAVRGSGAKIRLVAADSDFSEALFVAKEINRLVGGIDMLDAHGLAASHKKKPQTKQARGFSDIAVLYRTNRQAQVLEQCLIKEGIPYTVAGREDFLADSAVREAVAFFRFLLNPEDLASLLLCLKAVGQDGMKGAPGIMESYAAGKRSLPALIKILENVRPPRDGLEGFRTMLQRYDPVIRKEKPWKTIAAWMQEKDVSVTGSLELLFNMAVMHDTMPAFLQNLALGQDSDLVRSSGKVYSSEAVSLMTMHAAKGLEFPVVFICGVNEDTIPLRNSSSGCDPEEERRLFYVGITRAQDELILLVSRSVSPFVAAIDKEQLIREKAFTPRQTSSYKQDGLF
- a CDS encoding alkaline phosphatase; protein product: MDLFSNLLLSRLWSKVFAKSLAVTLIVSLLSSGLVIAAPSASPITVLPIDNAKFALGQKFDFLIEVKGAASSAMTVTVNGQAADQYFGKPAVAKLDGTLGTYRVNDVAFTKAGKIEVTVQAATQDGAKTRTVRYDVVDTAKKRAKNVILFIGDGMSLQARQMARILSQGLTEGKYNGLLEMEKMSNLALITTSGYDSLVTDSANAASAYATGHKSVVNAMGVYADSTKDPFDDPKVENIIEIVKRTRGMATGLVSTANITDATPAAMVAHTRRRAEQNFIAENMLSAEHRPDVILGGGSRHFLPKSVPGSKRTDNKNLIEEFKKQGYVFSGTKSDLLDTPSNATKLLGLYQLDNMNVYIDREMLKNPKVLGGFNDQPNLMQMTKKAIDVLSKNPNGFFLMVEGASIDKQLHAVDWQRATYDTIEMDKAIGIAKEFAKKNNDTLIIVVADHAHGASITGTYHELDGKSGREAVRTYADSILPTYEDKDQDGFPDDPNPSVTLAVHFANHPDYNENYQFKEVPTVPAIMANGKAVANPQVKGEFRPGNIPASDSSEVHSADDIPLTADGPGADHFNGIMDNTEVFFGIVKALGIDGKRNLK
- a CDS encoding ABC transporter ATP-binding protein, encoding MLEIHNVTKQFFHPNGELLTASRVEELALAAGEQLILAGPSGSGKTTLLHLVAGLLSPTSGEICWEGKRLDTLSESKRDRWRADHMGYIFQNFNLLPALTVAENIMVAAALRSRSFGGEQRRQAKEMLALVGLEDKSDNKPAHLSTGEQQRVAVVRALINKPRLILADEPTASLDRDNAAVVLDLLQSLCRENHSSLILSTHDPAVMAQFPRIYEMRRTERRLA